CTGCCTCGAAGATAATGAGTTCGTCACTCGCTGCCGTAAAATGCCATCCTCGGTTCGCCAATTCGGAGCACATAGTGCTAGACAGCGGCTCTGCCGAGCGAAACTTGATTGTCTCAGAAGGTCGCATTTTGTATTTCGATTGGAGCTTCTGCCCCTCGTCACACGTTGCTTCGGATGCAACAAGTATCTTCGGCTTCGGCCGTACCGGCAAACAGATTCGACAGAGATCAGAGAAGGCTATCAACGAGCAGCAAGTCGGCCACCTGCGATGGATCGGCGATCGACTTTCATCTAGGTTGCCATTCAGATGCATGACAGGATAGCCGTCCATCCTGCATAACCATGATGTCGCAGCGAATCATTTTATTTTGCGGCCCTTCTCCCATCCAGCACCTTGAGCAGCGAACTCCGCGCATAAACCGCCTGCAGCGCTCGCCCGGTTCGCTTGGCAACGACGACCGCCGGCAATGTTCGAAGCAACCTGATTTCTTTCGCTGACCACGGAACCCCGGCAGCTGGCGGCAAGTTACCACGTGCACACCGGGCCTTTTGCGAAGCTGACATCTTGGCGCGACTGACTTCTGTGTGCCGCTTGTCGACATTGGCTTGCCGAAGTATCTCCACAACGTGAGTCGGCCGCGGCTAGCCTTTCTTGGCTGCTACAATCTTTGCCCTTCGCTCTGGAGACCTGGCAGTCGGTGCGGTCGCTTTCACGAAGGCTGCCACGCGTTCCGGTGTCTTCAGACGATTGCCTTCGGTATCTACAACGCCGAGAGCTCGTCGCCATTTCCAGACAGCGCTTGTGCCGACGTCCCACCAATGTTTGGTTGCCGGGACTGCCTCTTGTCGCACTGCCCGGGCCAAGTCACCAGTGAGCACGAGCGACAACGCCGAGCCCTTCTTACCGCTAAAGTCTTCGTCGATGCTACTTACGAAGGTGAATCCTACGAGTTCTGTTGCCCGCCCTGCATCTCGGAATTCGTCCGTGATGCAAAGGACGAGCCTGACAAGATCCAAACCGATGATCGCTACTTGGCCAAGTGACGATTAGCCGGCCAAGCAGTTTCGCTGTCGGCAACTTGGAGATACACACCTGACTCAAAAGCTGTACAGCGATTTTCGAAATGGCAGGCGAAAGGAATTGGATCTCATGAGCGCTCGCAGCGATCACCCGAACACTGACGGCAGATTCGGATTCACACGTGACAGCATCGCCATCTCCACTCGGCGCGCAATCTCCACGCTCGCAGAAGGTGAAGTTGCGGCTGGTGGGCCTTGATATGGATGCCCCTTCGACTTCCTGGCAACCATTGGCAGTATGCGGTTATGCAAGTAAAATCACAGGACTGTTTATGCTCTGAAACCGTCGTGACGTTCTGTGACCAATGTTAAGACAAATTAGCACCAAGCTGCTCACCCTGCGGGCGAATGAGCAGATTCTATGAACCACGTTCTGGTCGTTGACGATTCCACCACGATGCGGCGGATGGTGATGGCTTCGCTGCGAGGCTTGCCTGACGTCAGTTTTCAGGAAGCGGCGAATGGCTTGGAGGCGATCGAGCGACTGGCGATCAGCACCGTGAACATCATGGTGCTGGATCTGAATATGCCAGATATGCATGGGCTGGAAGTGGTCGCGTTTGTGAGAAAACATGCCACTTTCCGCGACATTCCAATTATAGTGCTAACTACCCGCGGAGATGACGAGAGTCGGACCTTGGCCATTGCCGCAGGTGCTTCGTTGTATCTGACCAAGCCATTCGATCCGGCCGTCCTGGCTGAACGTGCAGGACGTTTACTGAACCTCGATGTCCACTGATCCAATTGCCGACACCGACCGATCGAGGTTCGCGGAGTTTCTCGCCGATTACTTCGTCGAGTGCGACGAACATCTGGCACTTGCTCGCCGGGCATTGCTTGGACTCGAGAGTTTGCTGCCGCAAGAGCGAATCGATAAGTCGCTGGTTGACGAGCTGTTTCGCAGCTTTCATTCGCTCAAGGGCCTCTCGGCCATGGTAGGCTTTCAGGAGCCCGAGCAACTGGCTCATCATCTGGAAAGTTTCCTGGGTGCAGTC
Above is a window of Anatilimnocola aggregata DNA encoding:
- a CDS encoding response regulator, translating into MNHVLVVDDSTTMRRMVMASLRGLPDVSFQEAANGLEAIERLAISTVNIMVLDLNMPDMHGLEVVAFVRKHATFRDIPIIVLTTRGDDESRTLAIAAGASLYLTKPFDPAVLAERAGRLLNLDVH